The following DNA comes from uncultured Acidilobus sp. JCHS.
AGGTGAGCGATATGGGTAAGATAAGGCCACCTAAGCCCAAGACTATGGGCCGCGGGGCCCAGAGGTGCCAGAGGTGCGGCACAAGGGACGCAGTCATACAGAAGTACGGGCTCTACCTCTGTCGCCAGTGCTTCAGGGAGATAGCGGCCGAGCTGGGGTTCACGAAGTACTCGTGAGGTGATTGGCATGGTTCATGACCTGTTGGCGGCGCACCTCTCCGCGATATACAACGCTGAGGTCAGGGGGCATAAGGAGGTCATCCTGATGCCGGCCTCTAAGCTGACCGCTGCAGTTCTGAGGGTACTTCAGCGCGAGGGCTACATAGGGGACTTTGAATACATAGATGACGGAAGGTGGGGAAAGCTCAGGGTCACCCTGCTGGGCCACATAAACAAGGTGGGGGCCGTTAAGCCTAGGACGCCAGTGACCTACAGGGAGCTGCTCAAGCTACCTGAGCACCTGAGGGGCTACCTAGCTAGCAGGGACCTGGGCTTCCTGATACTGTCGACCAGCCAGGGCGTCATGACCCACAAGGAGGCCATTCAGAAGCACCTGGGAGGCGTAGTGATAGCTTACGTCTACTAACTCTCACCCGCATTTTAAACCTCCTCAGATATAAGAGGGCCTGGGGAGCCCGATTGGTATCATTTAGGGCGCTCTACCCTCAGGGCACTAACCTCAAGAGGGTCGCCCAGGCCATAGCGAAGATAAGCGATGAGGCCACGTTAAAGGCCTCGCAGGAGGGCGCGGTTCTGTGGGCCTTCAGCCCTGACAAGACCGTGCTCGGCTTGTTTAAGTTCGAGCCCAGCGCCTTTGACGAATACACGGTTGACGGTGATGTAGGCCTTAACTTCAGCGCAAGCGAGCTGTACAAGGTTGCGAGGAGGGCCACGAGGAACGACGCTGTGATATTACATTATGAGAGCGGCTTCACGGGCCTCTCCGTAGAACTTCAGGACAAGAAGACTTCATTCGGCAGGTCGTTCACGGTGACAGCCATGGAGACCTCGGAGGCTGAGATAAGGGAGATCGACCTAAGGCCTACGGCCAGGATAGTTATGACTGCTGACGACCTGGCCGTGCTGATAGCTGACGTCAAGACGGTCGGCGACATAGTTGAGCTGATAGCGAGGGAGGACTCCCTCATAGTCAGGTCTTCTGCCGAGGAAAAGGAGTACACGTGGATCATGAAGGCCGGCTCACCGCTTCAGGAGATAAGCGTTGAGAGCGAGACCAAGGCCTCTTACAGCGCGAAGTCTCTCTTCTCATCACTGAAGCCCATAGTGGGCCTTGCTGAGAGCATTACAATAGAGTACGCGACGGACTACCCGCTCAAGATCAGTGTTAGCTCATCAGGGCCTGAGCAGATACTTATCTACATAGCTCCTGTGCAGGGCTAAGAGCTCACTCTATCCAGTCGTGCGTCTGAATTTTCTCAGGGAGGTACTGGAACGCCAGGAACCTGAGCCCCTTACTGGCCAGGGCCTCTATCTCAAGCTTCGCCTTCTTGTCCAGGAACATGTCGATCTCCCTCTTCCAGAGGTTGGTCTGGAACCATGAGTATTTCATGAGCTCCTTTGCCCTCCTTATGTCAAGCTCCTTCGCCTTAATTATGTAGTTCCTCCTCTCCTCATCAGTCAGGTAGGGCTTCTTACGGCCATGGCCGAAGATGTCGCTCATCGAGACCCCGAGGAACTTGGCCTTCGGCGTCGCTAGCCTCTCGCTCTCGTAGCTGAGCTGTATGCTTCCCACCTTGAACACGCTGTATATATACCACCCGTAGGGGTCACTGTCGGTAAGCACGTACACTGGGAGCCCCAGCTCCTCGTTGAGTCTCCTCACGAACCTCCTCGTGGCCCTGTCAGGCTGCCCTGCGCCTGTGACGAGTATAGACTTGTACTTCTGCCAGAAGCCGACCCTGTGGAGCTGCTGGAAGACCGCGTCCTTCTCAACCACTAGGACGAACTCAGCGTCAACGTCCAGGAACTCTATTAGATCCGGCGTCGACTCTATTGCGTAGGCTCCATGGCCAAGCTTTGACAGGTCTATAACGTCGTTGCCGCTCCTTATCCTCATGTTGCCAACTACCTTGCCCTTCTCCTTGCTTAGTATCATGAGGTCCTCCCTGAGGAGCCCAAGCATGACCTCAAGGTCCCTCAGGACCGCGTCGCTCTCAGCCTGCTCGTCCCAGGTGTTCTCCTCGCGATGTCTTCCTTCAAGGTCCCTGTAGACTATTGTATGCTTGCCCCTGTAGTAGAGGTCCCTTATCGTGGGGTACTCGTTTTCGATCAGGGCCCTGTAGATTATGGAGGCCATGACAAGCGTCTGCATGAACCTCCTGGCTTCGTTCATGTCAAGAAACCTGCGCTCTAGCTTGGAGACGCCAAGCTTCAATATGCCCTTTTCAGGGTCAAAGATGGTGTTTGTAAGCGTCCTCTTAGGTATCACAAGCTTCAGCTCCTTGCCGCTTTCAAGGCTCTCTAACAGCTTACTGAAGGTGCCGTTCATTACATTTATTCCGCGCTTCCTCGCCTCTAGGTCTATCTTGTCCTGGTAGGCCTCAGGCACCTCACCTCACCTCCTCAATTTCGACGCCCTTGATTATGGCCTCCACGAGGGCCCTAGGGTCTGCCCTCCGGCCGTCTATCTTAGGCATCTCAACCGACGATGAGACGCTGCTTATAAGTAGCTCACGGGCCCTGGCCTCCAGCTCCCTGTACTGCTTGTCAAGCTTCTCCGGCGGCAGCGAGAGGATAGCGAGGCTCCTGGCGACCTCAGGTATATACTTCGCTATGGTGACAAGCTTCTCCTTGACCATCTCCTCCCTCTGCTTCCTTGATATGTAAAGCCTGAGGCTCCTAGCGACCTCAAGGACAGCGTTCCTTATCTCGGACTCGAGCTCAGGTACGTCGCTTATGCTCTCCTTGCCGACCCCCTTGTAGGGCACCTTGGTGCTGGCCACGTGAACAAGCACCGCTAACTGG
Coding sequences within:
- a CDS encoding DNA topoisomerase VI, subunit A, whose protein sequence is MPEAYQDKIDLEARKRGINVMNGTFSKLLESLESGKELKLVIPKRTLTNTIFDPEKGILKLGVSKLERRFLDMNEARRFMQTLVMASIIYRALIENEYPTIRDLYYRGKHTIVYRDLEGRHREENTWDEQAESDAVLRDLEVMLGLLREDLMILSKEKGKVVGNMRIRSGNDVIDLSKLGHGAYAIESTPDLIEFLDVDAEFVLVVEKDAVFQQLHRVGFWQKYKSILVTGAGQPDRATRRFVRRLNEELGLPVYVLTDSDPYGWYIYSVFKVGSIQLSYESERLATPKAKFLGVSMSDIFGHGRKKPYLTDEERRNYIIKAKELDIRRAKELMKYSWFQTNLWKREIDMFLDKKAKLEIEALASKGLRFLAFQYLPEKIQTHDWIE
- a CDS encoding DNA polymerase sliding clamp subunit (PCNA-like); amino-acid sequence: MVSFRALYPQGTNLKRVAQAIAKISDEATLKASQEGAVLWAFSPDKTVLGLFKFEPSAFDEYTVDGDVGLNFSASELYKVARRATRNDAVILHYESGFTGLSVELQDKKTSFGRSFTVTAMETSEAEIREIDLRPTARIVMTADDLAVLIADVKTVGDIVELIAREDSLIVRSSAEEKEYTWIMKAGSPLQEISVESETKASYSAKSLFSSLKPIVGLAESITIEYATDYPLKISVSSSGPEQILIYIAPVQG
- a CDS encoding Ribosomal protein S8; this translates as MIGMVHDLLAAHLSAIYNAEVRGHKEVILMPASKLTAAVLRVLQREGYIGDFEYIDDGRWGKLRVTLLGHINKVGAVKPRTPVTYRELLKLPEHLRGYLASRDLGFLILSTSQGVMTHKEAIQKHLGGVVIAYVY
- a CDS encoding Ribosomal protein S14 — protein: MGKIRPPKPKTMGRGAQRCQRCGTRDAVIQKYGLYLCRQCFREIAAELGFTKYS